CTTTCTCCACTATAAAAACCCCTCTCTCTCCTTTCATGGCGATAAATCacacctctctctctttattgaTTTCCTCTCTAGCCATCTACTTATGGCAACAACATGTCCATTGCCACCACCATACCACAACACACAAGAGCCTCATTTAATCAATTCGAGGTATATTTACCTTcacattttaataatttgttattttgctTGGCTAAATTGTAGATTTTGTAgggtttagtttaatttttctaaattaactataatttgatattaattaatatagaatTAGTTTAGTGTATGTAATTTCTTACttcataagaaaaatcaatgaatgaTATTGCATTGATTATGTTAGTGTTAGAGTTTAGTTTATGGTTTtcgttatttttaaatttttttaatatagcttGAATAATTTGctatattgataaattaaaattgagttttattgtgattttcaaATAACATATCTtctatagtgaaaaaaataatgttattataatGGTAAAATATTTAATGTAGAAAATGTATCCAATGGTATGGCTTATGGAGAATGGTTTTctactttaaattataattcaaaatgtattttttaaaaataacttgtgaaagaaatatatttagtaaaacatagtttttcaaacaaaaaaaagttaacacgagttaaaatttaaaagatagaatCTTTAAtacaatcaattttatttaaaattgaaaaatcatttcacATCAAACCTGTTTATAATctttttctaagtaaaaaattgaaaaaaacaacttaaattaatttaaaaatcaaaatcatacaaaatatagttttatttaattgcttataatcaactttttttttttttcataaggaGGTGGGAAAACtattaagagaaaagaaaaacagctACAGCCATaaagtaaactaaaaaaattgagaaacacgttttttaatttgatattctgttgagtttaaattttattatttttatttttttaagtataaattaaatataaaataagataaatttgcCAAAAGCTTTAAGTTTAAAGTCATATTTGGAGTTTTAATTAGAAGCTATTTAGTGAAATTACATTGGTATCCCCTTGTCTGGTGAAAAGCTATGTGGCCAATTAAGCTGCAAGAATGTGGGGGTCTGACTAACATGGGTTACTGGTTTTCCTTGATGCATTTATGCTGAGAGGAGCCACTCATGCTTGCAGAGCTCACGTCCACCACAGACCAATTTTAGTGGTCGTTGATTGATGATTGTCCTCTGGATAACATCACATGATCATTCCTGACCCTCCTATTGTTTTAATCCATACCCTTTATCACGgcaattatttttggtttgatttgagttttatttataaaaacaattaaatcaaaactttattttttaggtttttttagactttttaatgaaattttttgggttcggtttttttttttttcttcacttccgtttggtttattttttaactaaaccggttcggttcagtttgatttttttatttaaagcttATAAAATCAGAATTGAACTgaaccaaaattttttaaaaatttttaattaatttttttttattttaatcagtttatcctctttttttttttaacatgaatcttatatttgttgaaataataaaagagtcTTAATCAAGGAAAGGTAGCCCGGCCCAAAAGGTAAATGACTTGAAAAACAAGCTTAAATCTTAGGGCCCAATACAGCTCATTACCAAcccttattatttatttttttccatttaaaataaCGAAACAAAATCTAGAGAGAGAAATAGCTAAAACCTCGCCAATATATCTACATGGCAGTTGCGAAAATTCTATCCTCAAACGTCTAACAGGCGCGTCGTTTCAACGCCCCAGTTAGGATACGACCAGCTAGATACTTTGCGTCACACTACCATCTATATCCGTGCGTGGCATAATAttgataacaaaacaaaatctagagggcctttttttttttggaccccaccaagaaagaaaatctgGCACCCAGAGGATGATGCCACGTTGAAAGTGCAGCCACTTGTCTCTGAATTTCGCACGTGTCACTCTCATACGTGCGGTCCCATCACTCTTCTTTTGTCTTCTGTCACCAATTTTCGCAGTTTGTGTCGTTTCATGAAACtttgaaagataatattttattttaaatttattttttatattttcagattatttataaatataaaaaataattttatatatatatatataaaataaccacTAACAAACAATCATAACCCTTATTTTCATTGATAGTAGAGAGTTGAGACCACTgtgcaaacaaaaacaaaagtaatgTCGGGTCCCTAGGCCCACATCCACTAGCGTGACGCCACGTGTCGGGAAGCGGTCTCATTTTCCCCTTGTTTCCCTTATTTATAGACCGCTCGGGGTGGCTCTTGATGGAGCACAAGAAAGAAAGGGTCAGAGGCTAGTTAAGATTAGTGGCATCGCAGTCTTGGtttccatttttgttttctcattcTTTGATCtcgtgatatttttttttttttgttttctatagcaAAGAAGGCAAAAATGTTTATTGAGAAGTTTAAGGTTGAGAGTCCTAACGTTAAGTACATAGAGGATGAGATTCATTCCGTTTACAACTACGAAACCACTGAACTTGTTCATGAGAACAGAAATGGTTCTTATCAATGGACTGTCAAGCCCAAAACTGTCAAATATGAATTCAAGACTGACACTCGTGTCCCCAAACTAGGGTTCGCATCTATATACCAaacccctttctttctttcttttgttttttttttttttttttttttttcacttttttgtgTGCGCGCGAGCTAATCTTTTGTGGGCTGATCTTAAAATCTtgaaatgttgttttaattttttctcctgGCAGTGTTATGCTTGTGGGGTGGGGAGGAAACAATGGTTCAACTCTCACTGGAGGTGTTATTGCCAACAAAGAGTgagttcatgtttttctttgttgttttttattcaagtttggCTATGAATTAAGGACGTAAAGTTGGGTTCTTTTGGATGGtaggatttttaattaattttatgatgtgGGTTGTTGAATGCCTTGCAGAGGAATCTCCTGGGCAACTAAGGACAAGGTGCAGCAAGCCAATTACTTTGGATCACTTACCCAGGCATCAAGCATCAGGCTTGGGTCTTTCAATGGAGAGGAGATTTATGCTCCATTCAAGAGCTTGCTCCCCATGGTATACACATGTCTAACATTTATTATGTACCGTGCTTTGCTTTCCAATTTTTAAGTATATCTTGAGTAAATTCATGAATAATTCTAAACTATTATGATAatcaacaatgatttttttaagcaaaaaaaaaaagagagagagaaaagaattaTTGTGATATTAATATTGAAACGTTAAAAAACAATACAGGTGAACCCAGATGACATTGTATTTGGGGGATGGGACATAAGTGACATGAACTTAGCAGATGCCATGGCGAGGGCCAAGGTTTTCGATATTGACTTGCAAAAGCAATTGAGGCCCTACATGGAATCCATGGTACCACTCCCTGGAATTTACGACCCTGATTTCATTGCTGCCAATCAAGGCTCACGTGCTAACAATGTCATCAAAGGCACCAAGAAAGAACAAGTTCAGAAAATTATGGAAGACATCAGGTAGCATTTTAATTACCGGGACCTTTTCTGGTTCTgtgattggataaaaaaaaaaaaaaaggcttcttcttccttatatggaaaaataattgttgcGATCatgcatttttataattaactagGGAATTTAAGGAGAAAAACAAGGTGGACAAGGTTGTTGTGTTGTGGACTGCCAACACAGAGAGGTACAGTAATATTGTTGTGGGGCTAAATGACACCATGGAGAACCTCCTGGCTGCTGTAGAGAAGGATGAATCAGAGATATCTCCATCAACCTTGTTTGCTCTGGCTtgtattaatgaaaatataccTTTCATCAATGGAAGCCCACAAAACACTTTTGTTCCAGGTTCTTAACCGTAAAATCCCATCATTTGTTTGGAAGGCCTAGTATTGTTGGCTATTAAGAAAGTTTAGAAATTTTAACCTTGTTTCGTTCCTGATAACTACAGGACTTATTGATCTGGCTATTAAGAGGAACAGTTTGATTGGTGGAGATGACTTTAAGAGTGGTCAGACCAAGATGAAATCTGTGCTGGTTGATTTCCTTGTCGGTGCCGGTATTAAggtatataatatattaacaaaGCGGAATTATGTAACTTTTTGTGCTAATCGTGTTGAAACTGATGGGGGTGTTTGTGATTGTGATGATTCAGCCAACATCAATAGTGAGTTACAACCATCTGGGAAACAATGATGGCATGAACCTCTCAGCACCTCAAACCTTCCGCTCCAAAGAAATCTCCAAGAGCAATGTTGTTGATGACATGGTCTCTAGCAATGGAATCCTGTATGAGCCTGGTGAACACCCTGACCATGTTGTAGTCATCAAGGTAATTAATTTCACTTTTGTTATACCGTTACctttggttttaattttcagTTCTTACTCTTGCAAtgctaatctattttttttgctcttttctgTGTGCGTGTCACTTGTATAGTATGTGCCATATGTTGGAGATAGCAAGAGAGCTATGGATGAGTACACCTCAGAGATATTCATGGGTGGCCAAAACACCATTGTGATGCACAACACCTGTGAAGACTCCCTCTTGGCTGCACCAATCATCCTGGATTTGGTTCTTCTTGCAGAGCTTAGCACCAGGATCCAGCTCAAAGGTGAAGCAGAGGTGTGTTTTCTTGAACTGAACTCTTAATCCTGTTCGATTTTGTTGAGCAAACTAAGTAGATTCTTTGTGGATTGACTTGTACTGATATGAAATTCCTTCTATGTAGGGCAAGTTCCACTCATTCCACCCTGTTGCTACTATTCTCAGTTACCTTACAAAGGCTCCTCTTGTAAGTTCTACTCTTTCAAATTActggtttttttgggttttgtttatAACTCTGTGAAATGAAGGAAGATGTGGATTTGGGTATGGTTTTTTTGACCGGACAAAAAAACCACCAACTTCATTTATGTTGTTCATGCCAATGTACTCGCTCTGACGCAAGTTGTTGGATTACTTTAGTCTTTAGTAACTAGTTGTAAATGAAATCATGGGAATCTAGACTTGGTTAAGAGGattctctctgtctctgtcAGATTATCTTAATACCATCAGATTTATTGTCTTTATCACTGGCGGCTCATGACTAACTTGTATGTAacgtggaaaaaataaataaacaggtTCCACCAGGCACACCAGTGGTGAATGCACTGTCAAAGCAGCGTGCAATGCTTGAGAACATAATGAGAGCGTGTGTTGGGTTAGCTCCTGAGAACAACATGATTTTGGAATACAAGTGAGCTAGTGGAAGAAGATAACAGTGGACGTAGTTTGGTTCAGGAACAAAAAACAACCACCCcgtttccctttctctttcacTAATCCTGTGGTTAAGTGCTGCCCTTTTTTctgtaatgtaatatttgtgttatattttcattaatgttttatgtATGGATTTTGCTGTTTATTTTACGGAGCTCATGTAGCCCGATTGCTTTGGCTCTTGATGACCAAGCACCTTTTTCTATGGGAAATAgatgatctatatatatatatatatatatatatatatatatgaaaacagTCCATGAGCTGTGTTTGTTGGAGCAAAATCAAGTAATTTCTTTCTATACTTTACGAAAGTTGTTCTCTTCCTTTcggaccttttctcttcaaattaCCTTGTTAAGGATCCATGTTTATGCGTTTTTTACTCGACTTTACCAAGAACCGACGAGGGTATAGCGTTTTCTGAGAAATACTGTGTGCATTCTCCTTTCTTGACTGTGGGACTTGTTCAAATCTGTGGTGCATGGACCAGTTTCTTGTGTTGATCACCTTAAATTCTATGATAGGTCACTTGATATTCGATAAACACATTGATTGATGCCCGCCTTACGGAGTGCCATGGTAAAGGGCAAAAATATTTCAATGGTCCCAGCTCTCCTCTCCATTGCCATACATATGGAGTCCCCATTATATGAACCCTTCAGGGTTATATCTATAAGGTCCACAATTTTTTCGGTGGACCAGTCAACGTATACGTGGACAGCTCATGCTTTGTGGGGCTAATCCTGGGAAGCGGGTGGGTGGCCATGGCTTTGGAGATAATGCTGTGGACCTGGAGAAATTTTCTGCACCAGATCATGAGATTCTTACAGAACGAAGGACCATTTCAGTTCTCTAGTTTTCTTtcgtttctttttcattttttattcaacttctgAAAATATAATAGTGTTTCTTTCCATTTCTTGAGCTCAGTTTTGTTTAGGATGAGTCTAACGTTGATTATTTTTGGttcatttagttttgtaataaaatcgGTTTCAACCGaccattttcattttgttttgatttagtttttttttttttttttttttttttttttcaaaaccggCTGGTCCTATTTCCATTTAATTGGACCTTTTTTAATTGGGCTTGAAATTTTCTTAGcatgttttgggttttttgaaCAATGACcttaaaatatgttttggtcttttttgtttttgcttttttttgttatgggcCATTTTACTTACGTGAATTTAAGATTGCTTATCAAAGATATGTTTGCAGCTTCCTCCATATCAAAAGATATAGACCCGTGTATAATAATTTACACTTTTGCACCTCCTGCTGTATGGTTGGTAACCTACTAATTCAAAAACCCACAAAGAATTACAACATTAAATACAAGTATAGAATGGAAAATCAATTGTCTCCTCTCAATTGTTTATcctattaaacataattaacatataataaattttccacaaaaaaatatatattccacTTGAGATTCAAGCcaacttaaaaaatcataaaacaaatcaCATTTGCTAGCTCTAATaaacacatataaataaattagaagacAACAACCACCCTTATATGcaccaaatataaataaattatatatatatacaataaacttctttttaacaaaaaataaaaaaaacaacctttttcCCCCTCtatattcagttttttttatttttatttcaggctggttttctctcattttcttcCTCTTATTCctcccctttcttttctttcattttctgaCTCACTTTTCTCATCTAAAACTttactttctttcttatttttttctctctattttaacATTTTCTCTTTCTAGATTCATTCTATTTTTCTATTGCCTTTCCCCTCCATTTACAGGAAAGAATGAAAATCTTAAAATCTCTTTAGGTGGAATGACCTTGTTGGTAGCTATCCTTAAGTCAATCTCCACCTTTCATCATTGCTATATTGCATTCAAAATGGTCATTTAGTATTGTCGTCTTTTATAGTTTAGTCcttaacttttcaatttacaAATCTTAACAATTCTATCTATTTTCTCTTAGTTTCTTTACAATTTCACCCTTGATTGCATTAAAATAACCTTTAATTTTAACACTTTTTTCAATGTagtcctttattattttttgtcctctttcttcattttcttttcaattaagcctTTAATTGAACTCTAAActcttttttagtattttgtttctaCCCCAAATTAACCGTTGACCTATTAAATTACAATTATCTGTCCAATTTTATCCCAAATTGAAAAATCTTGTGCTTGaactagtatttttatttggataacattgttttggaaaattttgaTTGCATAATATTTATGACAGTTCTAAtttgtaaacaaaaaatatcttaacaAGAAAGTCCATTTGATGTAGTAATAGTAATCTAATTAacgaaaaagataaaaagtcaATTGCTTACCTGAAACACAAACTAAAAGATccttaaaatgattcaaaactctccaaacaccttaaaaattatgattataataaaTCATAGGTTCacttaaatcaaaatcaagGTAGATgcttcttttatattcttaaccTATTATTaaagattgtttgtttttgtggtgaAAAGTGTGGTGTGGTGTGATGTGACCACAATCAATGACTGTTTGGAAAACATTAAAATGCCGGTTGAAAAATATAGGACTCATATAATAATAGTGGCCTAACCATACGTTCATCAAAAGCATGCCATACTTGCCTTTCATGTTCTTATTGACCTGTTTCTTATCGTTCCCTTGTTTCCATCAGCAGTTCACATTTTTTTCCATCAACTTTTTCCCTTCTTGAAACTTGTCATTGTTTTATGATTATCATCTTTATACAACATGCTGACAATGTTTAATGCCCATTGaacttgttattgttttttttttcttatttaattctCTAATACCTAAGAAATACTAGAAATAATTTCTTAggtattgtgttttatttgaaaaattagtgtttaacattatttaataacattatatattttattttatgatataataacaatagttaaattaacaatatttcaattaaaaactatcaaattaatttgtttttttttagttattttataacctcaatttgaaaagcattcttaactaaatacattaaactattttttgtttaaccaCAATtccaaccacagttttaatcaaacatatatttttccaaaccaacctcaactaaaagtactttttataaaatgttttttttttcaaaccacaactatAAAAGCtatcacaatactaaacacaccCTAAGAatctaaataatcaaatatgcATTATTTAGTTAACTTATCATTACTTTAACTACAAAACTCAAAATCTCATTTTGATATCTGGATTAAAATCGagattcaaataaattttcatccATGTTTAATTTATCTAATGGATCCCGacatataaatcataattaatcttgtaaatacctttaaaaattattcatatatttatacttttttaaacCTCTTAACCTGCAAACAAATTCATGAAGAAAACTCTAATCAATATATTACATGATGTGCAtaccaaaaacaaatacttaTTACTTACTTTATAAACAAGAAAGTAAACTATGAGCTTCCAATTGTATGTGTCTCTATATAATAAATACTCCAGAGCACTACTATTTGGTCTGGGGCCAATGATTTCCAATACACTTTctttaaaagtttcaaaatcGGAAACCCAATTTCTATATAGCCCAATACAAAGAAGGGCTAAAGTAAAATGGAACCTATCATcggtttttaggtttttttaacaaagaacTGATGGTGAaggaataatataattttttaaatatttttggtagATAAAAATGAGAGATGtaatttcaacatttaataTAAGAAGGCTTAAAATATGATGTGCCTGAAGCCAAGCCAATATATAGAGGATCAGGccacctttttatttttggttccaGCAATTGATTAAACCAACTTTTCTGGTTCTGCTAACTAATttccattcaaatttttatcaGGCCACCATCTTATGCTTTGGTTAAACTATAATTTGCTAGAACATAATTGAGACATAACTGAttgaatataatgaaaaatactacatattattctttaaatataATGCCTACATCACCTATTCTTCTATTTTGGGTCATCGATTTTAATTCTTCCAATTTCAGTTTTGTATTTTATCACGAAGTTTCATTATAGTATAAAGTAGATAGAAATCTCCTCAGAGAAAGGGGATGTAGCTCAGATGGTAGAGCGCTCGCTTAGCATGCGAGAGGTACGGGGATCGATACCCCGCAtctccaatatatttttttccgtTAATACAAAAGGCCACCTCACCGAACTTTGGGCCACCAAATGGACGGTTCCTTTTCCTATCGAAAGGCCGAAGCTATGATTCTATGCCCTCTCCGTTTTTTGGGCTTTGCCTAACAGGGTAAAAGTCCTATTTTCTTAAATCTCACCTCTCACGAGTAGGATTTGgtggtaataattgtttttaaagtgttttttatttgaaaatttattaaaatatattttttaaaaatttatttttaatattatcatgttaaaacaatctaaaaacagaaagaacaaataatttgaaataaaaaaaattatttttttttaaatatgtttgtaGAAAAGATGTAAGAA
This Populus alba chromosome 7, ASM523922v2, whole genome shotgun sequence DNA region includes the following protein-coding sequences:
- the LOC118043556 gene encoding inositol-3-phosphate synthase 1 isoform X2, yielding MATTCPLPPPYHNTQEPHLINSSVMLVGWGGNNGSTLTGGVIANKEGISWATKDKVQQANYFGSLTQASSIRLGSFNGEEIYAPFKSLLPMVNPDDIVFGGWDISDMNLADAMARAKVFDIDLQKQLRPYMESMVPLPGIYDPDFIAANQGSRANNVIKGTKKEQVQKIMEDIREFKEKNKVDKVVVLWTANTERYSNIVVGLNDTMENLLAAVEKDESEISPSTLFALACINENIPFINGSPQNTFVPGLIDLAIKRNSLIGGDDFKSGQTKMKSVLVDFLVGAGIKPTSIVSYNHLGNNDGMNLSAPQTFRSKEISKSNVVDDMVSSNGILYEPGEHPDHVVVIKYVPYVGDSKRAMDEYTSEIFMGGQNTIVMHNTCEDSLLAAPIILDLVLLAELSTRIQLKGEAEGKFHSFHPVATILSYLTKAPLVPPGTPVVNALSKQRAMLENIMRACVGLAPENNMILEYK
- the LOC118043556 gene encoding inositol-3-phosphate synthase 1 isoform X1; the protein is MFIEKFKVESPNVKYIEDEIHSVYNYETTELVHENRNGSYQWTVKPKTVKYEFKTDTRVPKLGVMLVGWGGNNGSTLTGGVIANKEGISWATKDKVQQANYFGSLTQASSIRLGSFNGEEIYAPFKSLLPMVNPDDIVFGGWDISDMNLADAMARAKVFDIDLQKQLRPYMESMVPLPGIYDPDFIAANQGSRANNVIKGTKKEQVQKIMEDIREFKEKNKVDKVVVLWTANTERYSNIVVGLNDTMENLLAAVEKDESEISPSTLFALACINENIPFINGSPQNTFVPGLIDLAIKRNSLIGGDDFKSGQTKMKSVLVDFLVGAGIKPTSIVSYNHLGNNDGMNLSAPQTFRSKEISKSNVVDDMVSSNGILYEPGEHPDHVVVIKYVPYVGDSKRAMDEYTSEIFMGGQNTIVMHNTCEDSLLAAPIILDLVLLAELSTRIQLKGEAEGKFHSFHPVATILSYLTKAPLVPPGTPVVNALSKQRAMLENIMRACVGLAPENNMILEYK